The window atgcttggtaacattaatgcaccatgagttaacatgaactaacaatgaacaactgtattttcattaactaacgtttattaacatgaataaatactgtaataaatgtattgttcattgtttgttcatgttagtaaatgcattacttaacattaactaatgaaccttattgtaaagtgtgaccaatacatCCTTGTGATAACATTAAAATAGCAGAATAACTTTGTTTTTACAGTGGATATGGCTTATTTGTCATGCAAAATTATTTGAAATGATTTGATTCAGTTCTTTTGAATGGAATGTCCCCAATTCGGGACTGCACGCTTTCATTTAAAATGCTGCACGTTCAGAAAAAGACAGACAAAACGAAGAAGtgcgatttattttatttttagttaattattaactgattaaaatcactttattttgatggtccctttaacacattttgctGAATTTAAGTAACTAcacgccaactaattctcattagctTATAAGTAGGCTGTTGGGTTGGGGGTAGGGttataacaaatttaaaaaagcattacCAAATGTGATGACTGAACAATTaaaaaaaggtcacactttattatcattatattataagtAGACTATTAGGTTGGGTTAGTATacattgacatgtacttgcaaagtttccttATAGTCgggtaaatgtctgttgaagtagcagtatcagcagatattaaactgacagtctactaatactcaaatgagaattaattggctTGTAGTTTCAATGCAACTTTTAGACAACAAAAtatgcaatagggaccatcaaaataaagtctcaccattaaaagtaaaatttttcAAGAAAAAACATATAAACTAATGTGAAATAATAATTGAATTATCTTGATGTGTAATAAAAGGAATATAattgatattttctctttataGTATGTGTTCAGAGTGAGAATAAATGATCGCGAATCTTCTGAGGTCAGCCATGATGGTCACATTAGCAAAGAAGAGTTAAAAAATGCGCTTCAGGATGACACTGTTGCACAAAAATTAATTGAGGACTTCAAAAAATATGGAAGAGACTATGAACTAAAATTGCGTGATTACCTGACTAGGAGCATCCCAAACTATCCAACCCCTGTAGAATTTCACACCTCAGAGGTGAGTCATGCTACTCACATGGATGCACTTGATAGGATTCTAGATTCAGAGGGATTCAAGGCTGATGGTGAGGATCTGAAGTTCTCATGGTGGAGCCTGAAGATTGATGAAGAGTGTATAAAAGCAGCAGAGGAGCGTTATCTGGAGAAGGTGTTCCCAAACAGATCCCAAGAACAAAGAGAAAGACAGGAGGCTTTCCTGAGCAAATTCACTACATCGCCTGCATTCCACATTCACGAATCCCGCTATGGAAACTTCCGATTTGTGTTTTCTCTAAATAAAATGATGGAAGCATACAAGGAGCAGTTTTGTGGAGGCCGAGACCCAGTCCTCAGAGAGTATAAGACAGTGTTTTACAAGCAGGAGATCATGTACGCTGTTCTCGTTCACAGCCCTGATGACGATGAGAAGTTCCAGAATTACTCAACGATTGAAGAAAGCAGGTTCATAGATTACAGGAATAATCAAATTGTCTGGAGAGCACAAGCCATTGGTGATAGCATTCAATTTAACCTGATACTGGATGAAGAGAACAAAACAGCAAATGCTGAACGTGCGTTTGGAGAAAATTATTATGTGTGGGATCATGTTTGTCTGGCATTTCACTTCAGAGATCTTTTAAAGTTCCCTAAAGATGCCCTATTACAGAACTGCAttccttgtaaaaaaaaaaaaagccgaaataaaaactgcaaagggAAGATGGTGCTCATATGAGGAAGCTGAAGAAAACTCAATGATTTAAAGCAGTCATAGCACACTATAGAATGATACAACAAAAAAGTCTCGAAGACAAATGTTTTTCATGGTACTTTAGCTTATTATATAAAGGTTTTAACTAAATCAATAAGTCatacaaaataattgttttgtcAGTTAGATTAAGTTGACATGACTTGAAAAGTTTTTAGTGGTAGCACATCTATTATCACTATAGAACAGTCATGCATGGGCATTCATGTAAAACTGATTTTACATGAATCATTTTTACAATATAATTAATTactataatatcatttatcgctaagtttaattaaaagtattaattattaagAAAAAGGTTTTAATTTATTTGGCATTCTAAATGCCATTCTCATATGAAATATGTTTCATCTATGACTGTAACTATACATGATACAACGTGCAGtgagtattgaacatgtcaccatttttctcagaaaacatgtaTATAAAGGTGCCGTTTTCTTTCTTGAATTTTCCcaagatgttggtaacaaccaaagaaatccatatatgatATATGAACAAAACTAGTTAGTTTATAAATTaagtaatgaataataaaatgaaatgacgcagggaaaagtattaaacacatgaaaaaagggaggtgtagaaaggcagtgaaagcccacacagcagctgaaatctctcagtagttattcagcaaccctctgcccttcctcactGTAAATTCATGTTATctgcttcagtctaacatctacattaccaggatgatggaGATGAAACcaaagtggacatttcagcaagacaatgatccaaaacacagccaaggaaactcttaaatgcttgcagagaaagaaaatcaagttgtacagtggcccagccaatcacctgatctgaatccaatacaaaataaagatcagtttggacagacgagacccacagattAGAACCATTAAGAGTTTTACACTCCactgaagtctgtgaaaaaccaacacaatctcacgcaattcataattttttgatttagtggcaaattcgtatgatctaattcgtacaatttattacgatttgctcatcccccaatgacggttgggtttagggtgagGTTAGgcgccacgcctcctttttaaaatcgtacaattttgtacgactaaactcgtacgaattacccacaaaactggcaaaatgtaaaatacgttttctcatgagatcaggctggaaaaactcacacctgagcaatgcatgtgacttcattctccatatgagaggcgtctatAAGCTCCAATACAAAAAAGcctttaaaataaagtatgacaTACATTTTAGAAGTTCAGTACTTTccccttgtgtcattccattgttatttaCACAACTAATTGTTTagatttctttgttttgttttgttttgtttttccatgtcaacagctcctttagaaatattaatcCCAGGAATCAAATTACATTCAATACTCTTTTTAACCCCGctgtacatttttttatcatgtaAAAGTTTTTTGAACCATAGATGGTGACTTTGTACGTTTAGGTTTTCTAGCTTGACCTATGATTATGAAAAACACTATGTGATTATTAAACTTTCTCAAATTCAATTGCATCTCTGACTTACACCAGTTGTATACTTATTGTAATGATTACAATATCTGGGCAAACTTTATTGTAacccttaaaaaatgtattatgccCAGTACTTTAATAGGTAAGTATTCTGTAAATGCACAAGTGTAGATACTGTCAAATAAAATGCAAGTGTTGAGtcataaaatctttaaaaaaagtaaataaataattaattcaaattaGACCAGCCTACGTTAAAAAATAGACAGATACATTTTAGGACTAGTCTGAGCAGACCATCCAGTGTCCACTGCTAGGATAAGATAAAGTCCATAATAAAGTCCATAATGAACATGTTTCTTTTATGACCCAATTATTCAACCATTACCTCCACTGTGACATTTTCTGGCTGTAAATTACAAACTGTCATGGGTTTTATTGCTTTACAGCAATCTTACAGTTCAAAGTTCTAAccctgaggccccgtttacatcaACACGTTTTAgaatgatccacgtccacactggcatttcacctagcatttctgaaaagatctctgtCCACACTTTACCACTGAAAGCGCACATCAGGTGACCACACACGCagtctggcatgcgctgcagcatatgcaagctccaggcagtcagcgggtacTTTGAGCACACACCTCCCCAGATGAGAACATCgcacgtcagacagttcatcaaggatcttccGCTGGATTTCATCcaactatagttgttaaacgtgatatttaattcatctggggcctcatgtacgaagacttgtatggaaatcatactaaaacattgcgtacgcacaaagctgtaaatatgcgcacgcagaaaaaaattcagatgtatgaaacactgcgtatgccgaatctcacgcatattctttttgtacatctgaatgaacgtgaaacagcgcaacatgcatgagcgcaaaacccctccctgcctcctcctccgtatgaatatgctaatgactgtactttggcaaaacccaacgaaaaagcaatggcaaaatcaagcaagaagagaaacttttaacagaatgtgaattgaaggtgctgcTTTCCGAGGTAGAcaggagaaaaactgtgttatttgcaagtttgtcctccggaattaacaacaaaagaaaaaaatagagtgggagactttagctgatgcggttaacacagttaagtctgaacatcgcactgagtggattaaaaaaagaaatagtgagatgtatagatgcaaaatgttgcagtacccttaaaagtctgagtggcgcagctcgtgaaacgcatgtcaacatgatttgacatgattgagcatgaactcggtatgaatccagcgtctgatgaactaaTTCCCcccatattttatttgcacatttattgaatggaaatgtttctgattcacatatgcaaattcatcttcagttGGTGCCTTTacagcaatgtgcgtgcagtagattgctctGATTACATttggaaaacaggcgaccgctgcaaattgcgctttaatgtttggctggtcaattgtatggtatggaaaccttataacctgctagatgaacccgtctcatacagctgccattgcacggctcaaagacacgttgtagagtgcaatttaacacaactgcctctaggagtcgccaatggaaataaaacagacacgcacaaaaaatgtgcgtacgccagccataaagctagcgtggagctgcgcacattcccacgttcagttcatcgttatgataagttaatatattaatttatttaactgcttacactgattctgcacatttgactgattgcttgcctttatttcctatattgtataaacttattgtatacGTTATACTTTTccaatggccattattgattaaaactgatattcagcaaaagcgacagggtatgtttcatatttttcgaagaaaattaaaggaggcagtgatgttataggctctgttttgttataattatgcatccagtgaagatgacggtcatataaatatatagctacacgatgcctcaacatttttactgtctgttaaggtaatatcaaaatgaaaataggcagatgttttaattttattgttaagatagtaaAACAATAGCCAGCATGATGCAAATAACATTATAAACTACACTGTttttacccgacgtgtcctctggagtttgttttccatatcaatcTTGCGAAGCTTGAACTTCTGGAAAgggtgcaagactgaactttctgtacttaatattgagaaaaatccCCAATCAGATGTGTGTAGCAACACttttgttttcagatgtctccattttaccccatccacactgacacagagcagcagcgttttaaaaccaaaacgacctcttcagcatttccaaaacacCTCAGATTTCAGGTCTGGAAAACTCTGGAGTAGTGTGGACGGAAgacgtaactgtagcaaaacttatgtgttttaaaatgaaaatgtattagtgtaaacaaacAGAGCttgaattattgaaataaaatgtatacattggGGTAAATATTAGGTAAATTTTAAATATCAATGCATAGCAATTGTAGTGactaaatcataaaataaacaaatgtacagATCCCTTTTGTTACTTTATGACGATCTCctttttattctagcaaaaatttGATAACATCAGGCAAATTCCTATCATCTACAGCCTGTTTGTGTGGCGTTTATTCGGAGTACATGTTCTTGAAAGCTTCCAGATGCTGAGAATAGAGTTGAGCACACTCCTTAGCTGTGTCGAGCTGTTGTTCACACCAGCAAACCATGAAGCTCTTCAGCACATTCACTCTGGAGGCGTGGAAACGTTCAATCTGCCACACATTAGATTAGtccaataataacattatacccTCAGTAAATCTACAATGTGTAATCAACATAGGGTGAAAATGGAGAAGTAGACGTCATGTCAAAAGGTCACTTTTTGGCTTCATCACTCACTGTATTTACCTCTTCTTTGGCCACAGATGAAATCAGGCTGAACTCTTTCTCAACAGCTTTCTGAAACGCCTCCATCTACAGTATTAAACACCGGAAGGTGTGATCTCTGAACTTTCCAGTTAAACATGACGTAGACAGTTAATGAATGGAAGATAGAGCGATTGAAACATACCACTTCTCTTTTATGGGGTTTGGCCTTTTCCGTACTCTTCTTGACAGTTTCAAGCTCGATCAGTTTACAGGTTCGTCTGAAGAGCATCTCCTGTAACGTAGAAATTACTGAATGTAGAGGCAAGGAGAGCCTTTTCATTCACATCCTATTTTTATTCCCTCCACTAGATTATTAGACTGAGAAAGGGTTATTATAGATtactaaaaagaaaaaatgatTGACACAAAGTATACATGAAATCAAAACATATTGATTTTGTAAGCTTACATTGCAAGCTTTGTGGTCATGAAGTCacctgtgcatgtcattaagaaaaacaaTAGTTTGCCTTTGTAATCTTCAATTGAAATCTGATATTGTACTTCCtgattgttttcagttaaattgtcagattacgtctgtctaaggtattgggtgtggctaacatacttaaccacgcccctgcAACTCTCAGTTTTGATGACAAATAGAACTGGTCAGGCGGTGGAatagtctgttaggttgtaataactctccggAAACCCTTTTCTAGATATTTCTGAaagaaatgcctactttactacatctagTCAGCtagcagtagaaaaaacaagccacgcccactgtttactcatttaatattccgtttctttaggaactgcatcacaatatgaaaaaaaaatggtcgCAGCTTTCGGTTAATGTGtgctttaaattaaatgtaaaaaaacattaactgaaacaaaagcataataaaatttttattaactaactaaGCCCATACTTAACTAAAACTTAGATGTTTAAGGTATATATTGAAaccagttttaaaaaaataacacaatagaATTAAACTAATCTTTATCAAAGATTAAATGCCATTTCACAAAgttttcaatattaaaataacactGGTCTGTGAGTGGCTTGTCAACTTCTTCTAACTCTACATAGTGCTGCCAGGTGAACCAGTTGTGACAAGTGACTGTTTTTATAAGTAATGTGTAACgtttaatgtgtatttttatagcgCATTTACTGTGTAtcgccatacacccaaagcgctttacaatcatgaggggagtctcttcacaccaccaccagtgtgcagcatccacttggtcATTCCGAATTTTTCAAAATCCATTTGTTTAGACATACTAATTAATTGAGTCACTTCCAAAGTCACAATAAGACACAAGGTTTAATAAAGCATTATGCACTGTAccttctcatttatttatttattcagagatTGACTGATGAACATCTCAATAAGAAATTCAATGCCTAATGTCAGGAGGTCAAGCTGACTGTATGACATTACTTAAGGCATTACATAGCTGGTAATTCCTGTTCATACTATCTAAAAGGTTactataataaattaaacaatgcattaaaaaacaacacCACACATAATTAATCATTTTGAGGGATTTCATGCAACATACTTTCTCTGCCTCTTGGTAGCGAGACTCCAGGTCCAGACCCAAACCAAGTGTGGAGAGGTTGTTGCTGGCAACTTTCTCAAAGTTTCTctaaaaaacaaaatagtgaatttttatataaaaatacagtaaagtcTAAGAATCCTTAAATCGTATTTAGAGTTTTGCTTAAAATGTCATTACCTTTATAGCCTCGATAATATCCGACAGTTTCAAACAAACCCTAAAAGACACAACAACTAAATTATTCTTAAAAATTCATGTAAACATGCAGGTATACAGGTACTTTCactatttcttaaaaataaagattgtAAAACATCTTTTTGTTTCCACAGTGGATATTTTAGTGTAGTTCTTCAAAGAACCATTATTTCATAGTGTAAAATATTTCTGATGATCTAGAAAACTTTTTGTGCTATGAAAAGGTTCCACAGATGTTAAAGGTTCTCCATGGAACCACAGGTCacaataaagaacctttatttttatgtgttcTTTACAGAACATTCACATTGATGCAGACGCAAATgttctttttatttagtaaacTCGATCCCAcattatattaagtggccttagctaatatgtacttacactgatattaatcatttgttacaatgtacttgtcttaatatgttttgaaattgtacttatgcttgattaaacacATGcatgtaactacatttgtaataacactgttgaccatctcttacagcttaacccacccttaaacctactcaTACCACGAAACTACCCTTATTCCACCTCAGTAGCATAGGTTCTAGTGTTCTGCAATACACTATcaacacattaagtacattgtatttttattttgaagtacatagtagttcatataaagtgggaccatgaATTCTAACTTGGAGAAGGCAACAGCAGCTGCGTCATCCTGATTCACACAAAGATGAAGAGATGTGGAGAAATGACCACAGGCCAAAGCAAGCTCTGGAAaacatacatataatattaatatacaggGAGGGCCTACTGTTTTTCTTAACCATGTGCACTGTACAAGCATGCAAATAAGCTTCATTAAGTGGCTTACTTTGCTCTGTCATCACAACGTCCAGTAATTTCTATTGAAAGATGAAAACCCAGATGAAGTGCCCAGTGATTAAAAAAAGTCCATTAGCTAGATAGAAACTGCAAAACTGCTTAAATAATATACCTCTGTGGCAACCTTTGACGAAGCAGCcagatttgtgtttttatttctctcGTTCTGAAAGAAGTTGTCaacatcctgaaaaaaaaaagtatattatataatatatatatatatacatactgtagagagagagagagaggagagagagagagagagagagagagagagagagagagagagagagagagagagagagagagagagagagagagagagagagatgtatatacttacagttgaagtcagaattattagcccccctttgaattttttttttcttttttttaaatatttcccaaattatatttaacagagcaaggaaattttcacaatatgtctgataatattttttcttctggagaaagttttatttcggctagaat is drawn from Danio rerio strain Tuebingen ecotype United States chromosome 6, GRCz12tu, whole genome shotgun sequence and contains these coding sequences:
- the LOC141386324 gene encoding uncharacterized protein isoform X1 — translated: MAMAAKQYVFRVRINDRESSEVSHDGHISKEELKNALQDDTVAQKLIEDFKKYGRDYELKLRDYLTRSIPNYPTPVEFHTSEVSHATHMDALDRILDSEGFKADGEDLKFSWWSLKIDEECIKAAEERYLEKVFPNRSQEQRERQEAFLSKFTTSPAFHIHESRYGNFRFVFSLNKMMEAYKEQFCGGRDPVLREYKTVFYKQEIMYAVLVHSPDDDEKFQNYSTIEESRFIDYRNNQIVWRAQAIGDSIQFNLILDEENKTANAERAFGENYYVWDHVCLAFHFRDLLKFPKDALLQNCIPCKKKKSRNKNCKGKMVLI
- the LOC141386324 gene encoding uncharacterized protein isoform X2, giving the protein MDALDRILDSEGFKADGEDLKFSWWSLKIDEECIKAAEERYLEKVFPNRSQEQRERQEAFLSKFTTSPAFHIHESRYGNFRFVFSLNKMMEAYKEQFCGGRDPVLREYKTVFYKQEIMYAVLVHSPDDDEKFQNYSTIEESRFIDYRNNQIVWRAQAIGDSIQFNLILDEENKTANAERAFGENYYVWDHVCLAFHFRDLLKFPKDALLQNCIPCKKKKSRNKNCKGKMVLI
- the si:dkey-28n18.9 gene encoding sorting nexin-5, producing the protein MDDSSAETVLSVSANSIRITDVTQDGDVLTFAITSQKLNSSAGVCVFRTYEDFDWLQQSFFSQENVPGLQGIIFPPLPSKAFPLQSSTQAKALKQLGFLALGQNWQSYCKALEFYLQQAATHPTLCKCKALDSFLTNSESPGKQKGKKGIFNRLSQAVEEMRKESHKDVDNFFQNERNKNTNLAASSKVATEKLLDVVMTEQKLALACGHFSTSLHLCVNQDDAAAVAFSKVCLKLSDIIEAIKRNFEKVASNNLSTLGLGLDLESRYQEAEKEMLFRRTCKLIELETVKKSTEKAKPHKREVMEAFQKAVEKEFSLISSVAKEEIERFHASRVNVLKSFMVCWCEQQLDTAKECAQLYSQHLEAFKNMYSE